A stretch of Numenius arquata chromosome 11, bNumArq3.hap1.1, whole genome shotgun sequence DNA encodes these proteins:
- the BLOC1S6 gene encoding biogenesis of lysosome-related organelles complex 1 subunit 6, giving the protein MSVAERLEEKEEAAASSGRSLGPSDASPDEGVVEDLPLIDEKAVEQLTEGLISHYLPDLQRSKSALQELTQNQVVLLETLEQEISKFKECNSILDINALFSEAKHYHNKLVNIRNEMMMLHEKTSKLKKRALKLQQKRQKEELEREQQREKELEREKQLTAKPARRT; this is encoded by the exons ATGAGCGTCGCGGAGCGGcttgaggagaaggaggaggcggcggccagCTCCGGGCGGTCGCTGG GTCCTAGTGATGCATCTCCAGATGAAGGAGTAGTAGAAGATCTTCCTTTAATTGATGAGAAAGCTGTGGAGCAGCTAACTGAAGGATTGATTTCTCATTATCTGCCTGATCTTCAGCGATCAAAATCAGCGCTGCAGGAACTTAC acaGAACCAAGTAGTATTACTAGAAACATTAGAACAagaaatttcaaaattcaaagaGTGTAACTCCATTCTTGATATCAATGCTTTG ttttcagaagCTAAACACTATCACAACAAGTTAGTGAATATTAGAAATGAAATGATGATGCTCCATGAGAAGACATCAAAGTTAAAA AAAAGAGCACTTAAGCTGCAACAGAAGAGGCAGAAGGAGGAACTAGAACGAGAGCAACAACGTGAGAAAGAGCTTGAGAGGGAGAAGCAGTTAACAGCAAAACCTGCCAGGAGAACATGA